From Stenotrophomonas nitritireducens, the proteins below share one genomic window:
- a CDS encoding primosomal protein N', producing MSACPTLRIALPVPLPQVFDYLPPVGSPAPRQEDVGRRLRVPFGPRELVGVVESLGQIDDPASLRPALQWLDGSAVLHGELLASLRWLARYSHAPLGEVIATALPAPLRRGDALPDTHGWAWQLSEAGRAGHARLRSGTRPQRLATLLLDGAVNEDLLDEQLDDWRSAARALLKREHVQRIEVAAVIPQPRIVPGPQPNPQQQQSIDALQAADGFQPFLLDGVTGSGKTEVYLQAICHCLQQGKQALVLVPEIGLTPQTLHRFRSRLGIPVHALHSGLNDNERARVWAAASRGEARVIVGTRSAIFTPLPQAGLIVIDEEHDGSYKQQDGIRYHARDFALVRGKALNVPVVLGSATPSLESLHNARSGRYTHLRLQQRAGDAKPPGVRVFDVRKRPLQDGLSPEVLVGIEQHLKAGSQVLVFKNRRGYAPVLLCHDCGWTAPCKRCSTPLHKTPMTVHGGGRRLQCHHCGARQPVPLACPDCASLALQPQGIGTERLEERLLQLFPDYPVLRIDRSTTSRRDALEQTLATLGEQPGILVGTQILAKGHDLPKLTLVVVVGIDEGLFSADFRASEKLAQQLIQVAGRAGRAERPGEVWLQTHHPDNALLHTLVNGGYHAFADAELLQREAAGFPPFAHMALLRAEAKQVEQANEFLAALKQLIPQQRDVERFGPMPAPMPRRAGFQRTQLLLSAEQRRPLHAALDSVMAQAYGLPQARRVRWSLDVDPMDLY from the coding sequence ATGTCCGCCTGCCCCACTCTGCGCATCGCCCTGCCGGTGCCGCTGCCCCAAGTGTTCGATTACCTGCCCCCCGTCGGCAGCCCCGCGCCCCGGCAAGAGGACGTCGGCCGGCGGCTGCGGGTGCCGTTCGGGCCACGCGAGCTGGTTGGGGTGGTGGAGTCGCTGGGTCAGATTGATGACCCGGCCAGCCTGCGCCCGGCCCTGCAGTGGCTCGACGGCAGCGCCGTGCTGCACGGCGAACTGCTTGCCAGCCTGCGCTGGCTGGCGCGTTACAGCCACGCCCCGCTCGGCGAAGTGATCGCCACCGCGCTGCCGGCACCGTTGCGACGGGGCGATGCCCTGCCCGATACCCACGGCTGGGCCTGGCAACTCTCCGAGGCCGGGCGTGCCGGCCATGCGCGCCTGCGCAGCGGCACCCGCCCGCAGCGCCTGGCCACGCTGCTGCTCGACGGCGCGGTCAATGAAGACCTGCTCGACGAACAACTGGACGACTGGCGCAGCGCCGCCCGCGCGCTGCTCAAGCGCGAGCATGTACAGCGCATCGAGGTGGCGGCGGTGATCCCGCAGCCGCGCATCGTGCCAGGCCCGCAGCCCAACCCGCAGCAGCAACAGTCCATCGATGCGCTGCAGGCCGCCGATGGCTTCCAGCCGTTCCTGCTTGATGGCGTCACCGGCAGCGGCAAGACCGAGGTCTACCTGCAGGCGATCTGCCATTGCCTGCAACAGGGCAAGCAGGCGCTGGTGCTGGTGCCGGAAATCGGCCTCACGCCGCAGACCCTGCATCGCTTCCGCAGCCGCCTGGGCATTCCGGTGCATGCACTGCATTCGGGCTTGAACGACAACGAACGGGCCCGCGTCTGGGCAGCGGCATCGCGCGGCGAAGCGCGGGTGATCGTCGGTACCCGCTCGGCGATTTTCACGCCTTTGCCGCAGGCCGGCTTGATCGTCATCGACGAGGAACACGATGGCAGTTACAAGCAGCAGGACGGCATCCGCTACCACGCGCGTGACTTCGCGCTGGTGCGCGGCAAGGCACTGAACGTGCCGGTGGTGCTGGGCAGCGCCACGCCGTCGCTGGAGTCGCTGCACAACGCGCGCAGCGGCCGCTACACGCACCTGCGCCTGCAGCAGCGCGCAGGCGATGCCAAGCCACCCGGCGTGCGCGTGTTCGACGTGCGCAAGCGTCCGCTGCAGGATGGCCTGTCACCGGAAGTGCTGGTCGGCATCGAGCAGCATCTGAAGGCCGGCAGCCAGGTCTTGGTGTTCAAGAACCGGCGAGGTTATGCGCCGGTTCTGTTGTGCCATGACTGCGGCTGGACCGCGCCCTGCAAACGCTGCAGCACGCCCCTGCATAAAACTCCGATGACGGTGCACGGCGGTGGCCGCCGCCTGCAATGCCATCACTGCGGCGCGCGCCAACCGGTGCCACTGGCCTGCCCGGATTGCGCCAGCCTCGCGCTGCAGCCGCAGGGCATCGGCACCGAACGGCTGGAAGAGCGTCTGCTGCAGTTGTTTCCGGATTACCCGGTGCTGCGCATCGACCGCAGTACCACCAGCCGCCGTGATGCGCTGGAGCAGACCCTGGCAACGCTGGGCGAGCAACCGGGCATCCTGGTCGGCACGCAGATTCTGGCCAAGGGCCACGACCTGCCCAAGCTGACCCTGGTAGTAGTGGTTGGCATTGATGAAGGCCTGTTCTCGGCCGACTTCCGCGCCAGCGAAAAACTGGCGCAGCAGTTGATCCAGGTTGCCGGCCGCGCCGGCCGTGCCGAGCGCCCCGGTGAGGTCTGGCTGCAGACCCATCACCCGGACAACGCGCTGCTGCACACACTGGTCAACGGCGGCTACCACGCCTTTGCCGATGCCGAACTGCTGCAACGTGAGGCGGCGGGATTTCCACCCTTCGCGCACATGGCCTTGCTGCGTGCCGAAGCCAAACAGGTGGAACAGGCCAATGAATTCCTGGCCGCACTCAAGCAGCTGATCCCGCAACAGCGTGATGTCGAACGGTTTGGCCCGATGCCGGCGCCAATGCCACGCCGCGCGGGTTTCCAACGCACGCAGTTGTTGTTGTCGGCCGAGCAACGCCGGCCGCTGCATGCGGCATTGGACAGCGTGATGGCGCAGGCCTACGGGCTGCCGCAGGCGCGCCGGGTGCGCTGGTCGCTGGATGTCGACCCGATGGATCTGTACTGA
- a CDS encoding glycoside hydrolase family 47 protein: MTRSLRTAPLVAALMLALSACNQQAAAPAKTPAAPAAAAATTPDAALPAVDEAEAARMAEQVREATRHAWQGYMQYAKGHDDLKPISAQPRDWYPKPLLMSPVDALDTLLLLGLDKEANEARELIVTQLSFDQDMDVQNFEVTIRLLGGLLSAYQMTNDERLLKLADDLGTRLSPVFDSPTGLPYTHVNLHTGKTSGKISNPAETGTLLLEFGTLAKLTGKQAYYDKAKRALVETHKRRSKIGLVGLNINVETGEWTNKDASIAGGIDSYYEYLLKCWKLFGDEDCKKMWDESIGPINQYLADEVREGELWYGHADMDTGTRTSTTYGALDAFMPGLLALGGDVDRAKRLQESNLKMWRLHDIEPESLDYAKMEVRSPSYALRPEIVESAYYLHHYTGDARYRGMGKEFFEDFVRYTRTDHGFSALKDVRSKEKDDSMESFLFAETFKYYYLLFAPAKTLDFNGVVFNTEAHPLRRTW, encoded by the coding sequence ATGACCCGTTCCCTGCGTACCGCCCCCCTGGTCGCCGCGCTGATGCTGGCGCTCTCCGCCTGCAACCAGCAGGCCGCCGCTCCCGCCAAGACCCCGGCTGCTCCGGCTGCTGCCGCCGCAACGACCCCCGATGCCGCCCTGCCTGCGGTGGATGAAGCCGAAGCCGCACGCATGGCCGAACAGGTCCGCGAGGCCACCCGCCATGCCTGGCAGGGTTACATGCAGTACGCCAAGGGCCATGACGACCTGAAGCCGATCAGCGCGCAGCCGCGCGACTGGTATCCCAAGCCGCTGCTGATGTCGCCGGTGGATGCGCTGGACACGCTGCTGCTGCTCGGCCTGGACAAGGAGGCCAACGAGGCCCGCGAGCTGATCGTCACCCAGCTGTCCTTCGACCAGGACATGGACGTGCAGAACTTCGAGGTCACCATCCGTCTGCTCGGTGGCCTGCTGTCGGCCTACCAGATGACCAACGACGAGCGCCTGCTCAAGCTCGCCGATGATCTGGGCACGCGCCTGTCGCCGGTATTCGACAGCCCCACCGGCCTGCCCTACACCCACGTCAACCTGCATACCGGCAAGACCAGCGGCAAGATCAGCAACCCGGCCGAGACCGGCACCCTGCTGTTGGAATTCGGCACCCTGGCCAAGCTCACCGGCAAGCAGGCGTACTACGACAAGGCCAAGCGTGCGTTGGTGGAAACCCACAAGCGTCGCTCCAAGATCGGTCTGGTCGGTTTGAACATCAACGTCGAAACCGGCGAGTGGACCAACAAGGACGCCTCGATTGCCGGCGGCATCGACTCGTACTACGAGTACCTGCTCAAGTGCTGGAAGCTGTTCGGCGACGAGGACTGCAAGAAGATGTGGGACGAGAGCATCGGCCCGATCAACCAGTACCTGGCCGACGAAGTGCGTGAAGGTGAGCTGTGGTACGGCCACGCCGACATGGATACCGGCACCCGCACCTCCACCACCTATGGCGCACTGGACGCGTTCATGCCGGGCCTGTTGGCCCTGGGTGGCGATGTCGACCGCGCCAAGCGCCTGCAGGAATCCAACCTGAAGATGTGGCGCCTGCACGACATCGAGCCGGAGTCGCTGGACTACGCCAAGATGGAAGTGCGCTCGCCCAGTTACGCGCTGCGCCCGGAGATCGTGGAGTCGGCGTACTACCTGCACCATTACACCGGTGACGCCCGCTACCGCGGCATGGGCAAGGAGTTCTTCGAGGACTTCGTGCGTTACACCCGCACCGATCACGGTTTCTCGGCGCTGAAGGACGTGCGCAGCAAGGAGAAGGACGACTCGATGGAGAGCTTCCTGTTCGCCGAGACCTTCAAGTACTACTACCTGCTGTTCGCCCCGGCCAAGACCCTGGACTTCAATGGCGTGGTCTTCAATACCGAAGCCCACCCGCTGCGCCGCACCTGGTAA
- a CDS encoding AGE family epimerase/isomerase, producing MSTTPDFRSPAFLRAHVADTMAFYHPHCIDPQGGFFHYYRDDGSIYDRSHRHLVSSTRFVFNYAMAYREYGNAEYLDAVKHGVRYLRDVHRNPATGGYAWTLRDGKVEDDMNHCYGVAFVLLAYSCALKAGIEQGREWMDETWQLLERHFWEPQHGLYRDEADASWNFTGYRGQNANMHMCEAMLAAFEASGEQRYLLRALQLADNMTRRQASKAGGLVWEHYDIDWNIDWDYNLDNPKHLFRPWGFQPGHQTEWAKLLMILDRHVDADWLVPTAQHLFDSAVMRSWDEARGGLYYGFAPESRRQPNMDGAAIGGDSFVCDDDKYFWVQAESLAAAALLAKRTGDAGYWDWYDRLWAYAWQYFVDHRYGAWFRILDADNRKYDDEKSPAGKTDYHTMGACHEVLNVVREQQPG from the coding sequence ATGAGCACCACGCCCGATTTCCGTTCACCGGCCTTCCTGCGCGCGCATGTCGCCGACACGATGGCCTTCTATCACCCGCATTGCATCGATCCGCAAGGTGGCTTCTTCCATTACTACCGCGACGACGGCAGCATCTATGACCGCAGCCACCGGCACCTGGTCAGCAGCACCCGTTTCGTCTTCAACTACGCCATGGCCTACCGTGAGTACGGCAATGCCGAGTATCTGGACGCGGTGAAGCACGGCGTGCGCTATCTGCGCGATGTGCACCGCAACCCGGCGACCGGCGGTTATGCCTGGACCCTGCGCGATGGCAAGGTCGAGGACGACATGAACCACTGCTACGGCGTGGCCTTCGTGCTGTTGGCGTACAGCTGCGCGTTGAAGGCGGGCATCGAGCAGGGCCGCGAATGGATGGATGAAACCTGGCAGCTGCTGGAGCGCCATTTCTGGGAGCCGCAGCATGGCCTGTACCGCGACGAAGCCGATGCCAGCTGGAACTTCACCGGCTACCGTGGCCAGAACGCCAACATGCACATGTGCGAGGCCATGCTGGCCGCGTTCGAGGCCAGTGGCGAGCAGCGCTATCTGCTGCGTGCGCTGCAGTTGGCCGACAACATGACCCGCCGCCAGGCTTCCAAGGCTGGCGGCCTGGTCTGGGAACACTACGACATCGACTGGAACATCGACTGGGATTACAACCTGGACAACCCCAAGCACCTGTTCCGGCCGTGGGGCTTCCAGCCCGGTCATCAGACCGAATGGGCCAAGCTGCTGATGATCCTTGATCGCCATGTCGATGCCGACTGGCTGGTGCCGACAGCGCAGCATCTGTTCGATAGCGCAGTCATGCGCTCCTGGGATGAGGCACGCGGTGGCCTGTATTACGGGTTCGCGCCGGAGTCGCGCCGGCAGCCCAACATGGACGGCGCCGCCATCGGTGGCGACAGTTTTGTCTGCGACGACGACAAATACTTCTGGGTGCAGGCCGAGTCGCTGGCCGCTGCCGCGCTGTTGGCCAAACGCACCGGCGATGCCGGTTATTGGGACTGGTATGACCGCCTGTGGGCATACGCGTGGCAGTACTTCGTAGATCATCGTTACGGCGCCTGGTTCCGCATCCTCGATGCCGACAACCGCAAGTACGACGATGAAAAGAGCCCGGCCGGCAAGACCGACTATCACACCATGGGCGCCTGCCACGAAGTACTGAACGTGGTTCGCGAGCAGCAGCCGGGCTGA
- a CDS encoding carbohydrate kinase family protein — MGKIVCFGEILIDLLAQPPASADTPRAFLQYAGGAPANVAVAAARLGASSHFAGMLGRDMFADFLLESLQQAGVETDCVVRTDQAKTALAFVALDAHGERSFSFYRPPAADLLFRAEHYLPACFDGTACFHVCSNSLTEAEIAAATFAGMERARAAGAVVSLDLNLRPALWPADVDPTPRLWQALERADLIKLSREELDYLAAPLGADGDAQVLRRLLAAQAQWVIVTDGAGTLRWYTRHGQGEVPSFSVQAVDTTAAGDAFVGGVLVGLVERGGAGAGFAAFCKTPNAIHGTLRFAAAVGALAVTRKGAFAAMPALNEVQQLLQQHEAIV, encoded by the coding sequence ATGGGCAAGATTGTTTGTTTCGGCGAAATTTTGATCGATCTATTAGCGCAACCGCCGGCCTCGGCCGACACCCCGCGCGCCTTCCTGCAGTACGCTGGCGGGGCCCCGGCCAATGTCGCCGTCGCGGCTGCGCGGCTGGGTGCCAGCAGCCATTTCGCCGGCATGCTGGGCCGCGACATGTTTGCTGATTTCCTGCTGGAAAGCCTGCAGCAGGCCGGAGTTGAAACCGACTGTGTGGTGCGCACCGACCAGGCCAAGACCGCGTTGGCATTTGTTGCCCTGGATGCACATGGCGAGCGCAGTTTCAGCTTCTACCGGCCACCGGCGGCGGACCTGCTGTTCCGCGCCGAGCATTACCTGCCGGCCTGTTTCGACGGCACCGCCTGCTTCCATGTGTGCTCCAACAGCCTGACCGAGGCGGAGATCGCTGCGGCAACCTTCGCCGGCATGGAGCGCGCCCGCGCCGCCGGTGCGGTGGTCAGCCTGGATTTGAACCTGCGCCCGGCGCTGTGGCCGGCCGATGTCGACCCCACCCCACGTCTTTGGCAGGCACTGGAACGTGCCGACCTGATCAAGCTCTCGCGCGAGGAACTGGACTATCTGGCCGCCCCCCTGGGCGCGGACGGCGACGCGCAGGTACTGCGCCGGCTGCTGGCCGCGCAGGCGCAGTGGGTGATCGTCACCGACGGCGCCGGCACGCTGCGCTGGTATACCCGCCATGGCCAGGGTGAAGTGCCCAGCTTCAGCGTGCAGGCGGTGGATACCACTGCGGCGGGCGATGCCTTTGTCGGCGGCGTGCTGGTTGGCTTGGTTGAACGCGGCGGTGCGGGCGCCGGCTTTGCCGCGTTCTGCAAAACCCCCAATGCCATCCACGGCACGCTGCGCTTTGCCGCGGCGGTGGGCGCATTGGCAGTCACCCGCAAGGGCGCATTCGCCGCCATGCCTGCATTGAATGAAGTGCAGCAGCTGCTGCAGCAACACGAGGCCATCGTATGA
- a CDS encoding serine hydrolase domain-containing protein codes for MRLAARPYLLCLQAILFVCCAPAFAATLDDANQATRTFIATTMKERGIPALQVAVVKDGRVVFSDVSGLANVEYQIAATRSTLFPINSATKAFTGVAMMQLVEAGQVDLDAPISTYLQQLPVAWQGIRVRQLLAHTSGLPNIVDGNGLVGGGSEAQAWQRVEQQPVQAVPGAQFDYNQTNYGLLARIIAQRSGQTYEDHLVAHQFQPLGLRNVRFGGSYDLVPNAVTTYSFFPRSSDAANAPARLSHWFYDMPHGLWAGGGIQITADELAQWLAALLQHRVLRADSLERMWTPERLNDGSAGDWAAGWPVSTLQGRRQISSFGGARSAFVVYPEEGLAVVVLTNLVGANPQQFTAKIADFYR; via the coding sequence ATGCGATTGGCAGCCCGTCCCTACCTGCTTTGCCTGCAGGCCATTCTATTTGTGTGCTGCGCGCCGGCATTTGCGGCAACGCTGGATGATGCCAACCAGGCGACGCGCACTTTCATTGCAACGACGATGAAGGAGCGGGGCATTCCCGCCCTGCAGGTTGCGGTGGTCAAGGATGGCCGCGTGGTGTTCTCCGATGTGTCCGGCCTGGCTAATGTCGAATACCAGATCGCAGCTACACGCAGCACCTTGTTTCCGATCAATTCGGCGACCAAGGCATTTACCGGTGTGGCGATGATGCAGCTGGTCGAGGCTGGGCAGGTGGATCTTGATGCGCCCATTTCCACGTATCTGCAGCAGCTGCCGGTGGCATGGCAGGGTATCCGCGTGCGTCAGTTGCTGGCCCATACCTCGGGCTTGCCGAACATCGTTGATGGCAACGGCCTGGTGGGTGGGGGCTCGGAAGCACAGGCCTGGCAGCGGGTGGAGCAGCAGCCGGTGCAGGCCGTGCCGGGGGCGCAGTTCGATTACAACCAGACCAACTATGGCTTGCTGGCCCGGATCATCGCCCAGCGCAGCGGCCAAACCTACGAAGATCATCTTGTGGCACATCAGTTCCAGCCGCTGGGGCTGCGCAACGTCCGTTTCGGCGGCAGCTACGACCTGGTGCCGAATGCGGTAACGACGTACAGCTTTTTCCCACGCAGCAGTGATGCGGCCAACGCGCCGGCGCGGCTGTCGCACTGGTTCTATGACATGCCGCACGGGCTGTGGGCTGGCGGCGGCATCCAGATCACCGCAGACGAACTGGCGCAGTGGTTGGCAGCCTTGTTGCAGCATCGTGTATTGCGTGCCGACAGCCTTGAACGCATGTGGACGCCCGAGCGCTTGAATGACGGCAGCGCAGGTGATTGGGCCGCGGGCTGGCCGGTGTCCACGTTGCAGGGGCGGCGCCAGATCAGCAGTTTCGGCGGCGCACGTTCGGCGTTTGTGGTTTATCCGGAGGAAGGCCTGGCGGTTGTGGTGTTGACCAACCTGGTCGGTGCCAACCCGCAGCAATTCACCGCGAAGATCGCCGATTTCTACAGATGA
- the fucP gene encoding L-fucose:H+ symporter permease produces MHIPTSPSSAPNAAAPVVNTRVALAVATTIFFMWGFLTCLNDILIPHLKSVFELNYTRAMLVQFTFFGAYFLMSLPAGRLVARLGYKQGIVAGLVIAGIGALGFWPAAELRIYGAFLAALFVLATGITVLQVAANPYVALLGPERTSSSRLTLAQALNSLGTAIAPIFGGMLILGNTVKSADELTALPLADQLAYRAQEAQSVQGPYLGLAVALFLLALFVFLFRLPTLSENSEQADTARHSYGDALRHKHLLFGVLGIFFYVGAEVSIGSFLVNYLSLPNIGGFSEQQATHYVSLYWTMAMIGRFAGSALLVRFSPRKLLALFALINVGLLALTMASEGTLALYSVVAIGLFNSIMFPTIFALGIERLGPLTNKASSLLIMAIVGGAVVPFLQGMLADRIGLHHSFVLPLLCYGYIIFYGLVGSRASTGVSQKD; encoded by the coding sequence ATGCACATACCAACATCGCCATCGTCTGCACCAAATGCTGCGGCGCCCGTGGTCAATACGCGCGTGGCGCTGGCGGTGGCCACCACCATCTTCTTCATGTGGGGCTTCCTGACCTGCCTCAACGACATCCTGATCCCGCACCTGAAATCGGTGTTCGAGTTGAACTACACCCGCGCGATGCTGGTGCAGTTCACCTTCTTCGGCGCCTACTTCCTGATGTCACTGCCCGCCGGGCGGCTGGTGGCGCGGCTGGGTTACAAGCAGGGCATTGTCGCCGGGCTGGTCATTGCCGGCATCGGCGCGCTGGGCTTCTGGCCGGCGGCGGAGCTGCGCATCTATGGCGCGTTCCTTGCGGCGTTGTTCGTGTTGGCAACCGGCATCACCGTGCTGCAGGTCGCCGCCAATCCCTATGTGGCGCTGCTCGGCCCGGAACGCACCAGTTCCAGTCGCCTCACCCTGGCGCAGGCGCTGAATTCGCTGGGCACGGCGATTGCGCCGATCTTCGGCGGCATGCTGATCCTGGGCAATACGGTGAAGAGCGCCGATGAGCTGACCGCGCTGCCGCTGGCCGACCAGCTGGCCTACCGCGCGCAGGAAGCGCAGTCGGTGCAGGGCCCGTACCTCGGCCTGGCGGTGGCGCTGTTCCTGCTGGCCCTGTTCGTATTCCTGTTCCGCCTGCCGACGCTGAGCGAGAACAGCGAGCAGGCCGACACTGCGCGGCACAGCTACGGCGATGCGCTGCGTCACAAGCACCTGTTGTTCGGCGTGCTGGGCATCTTCTTCTATGTGGGTGCCGAGGTGTCGATCGGCAGCTTCCTGGTCAATTACCTGTCGCTGCCCAATATCGGCGGTTTCAGTGAGCAGCAGGCAACGCATTACGTGTCGTTGTACTGGACCATGGCGATGATCGGCCGCTTTGCCGGCTCGGCGCTGCTGGTGCGCTTCTCGCCGCGCAAGCTGCTGGCGCTGTTCGCCTTGATCAACGTTGGCCTGCTGGCATTGACCATGGCCAGTGAAGGCACGCTGGCGTTGTATTCGGTGGTGGCGATTGGCCTGTTCAACTCGATCATGTTCCCGACCATCTTCGCGCTGGGCATCGAACGCCTGGGGCCGTTGACCAACAAGGCCTCCAGCCTGCTGATCATGGCCATTGTCGGCGGCGCGGTGGTGCCGTTCCTGCAGGGCATGCTGGCCGATCGCATCGGCCTGCACCACTCCTTCGTACTGCCGTTGCTGTGCTACGGCTACATCATTTTCTACGGGCTGGTGGGTTCACGCGCCAGCACCGGTGTCAGCCAAAAGGACTGA
- a CDS encoding beta-mannosidase, which translates to MRQRLQRKFGWIQRHSGSAQRAWLTCVLLALAGNASAAELQAQWSFRLLPGDAQLQSHPGLDAWKPAAVPGSVHTDLMAAGVIGDPYVGAAEAGLQWIGLGDWEYRARFDVDAATLARPHAELRFDGLDTFAEVRLNGQPLLNADNAHRTWRARVDGRLRAQGNALQIVFRSPIRTLLPQVQAMPHKIAGNYPSPYGDEPKDAMVGNFVRKPAYHFGWDWGPRYVTAGVWRQVHLDSWDQQRITDLSVRTDALDADTARLSVLLQVEQADAAATQKVLVDVLGPDGARVARITQDIALTPGENNVSLPLQIDKPRRWWPVGYGAQDRYTVQARLGDGKQDALASSIRIGLRTVQLQRDEDKDGGQGFAFVINGVPVFAKGANVIPFDAFPARVTRERLRRDLQAARDANMNMLRNWGGGYYEDDAFYDIADELGLLVWQDFMFGGGMQPGYDPAFRANVVAEARDNIRRLRHHPSIVLWCGNNEEETAWKDWGHGKTLKDADPVFAQKVWQGYVDLFGKDLRSVVAEEGLGVPYWSSSPSNDLDAKANDSRRGDKHYWEVWGNPALPPTAYLKETPRFMSEFGLQAWPQLSTINAFATAEEQQIDGPVIQAHQKFLAGKGNERLLHYIEMEYGTPRNFADFVYLSQMMQAEGIALAALHHRASRPYTMGSLYWQLNDVWPGASWSSVDYYGNWKALNFHARRFFADVAVAALRDDGTTRVSLLNDDRQPLDAQWQMRVLDFDGRVLRQERKAIRLAGGVATEAARFTDAELLQGADPNRSVAAFELTRGSEVVAQRLVYFVAAKQQALQAGQLHAALRTEGDHYVLQLRADALVRGIWIGFDGANASLEDNAFDLLPGQTRMLIVRSTAPLSTLRTALQLQTLGDTLQSRPVASQDNAYVERIH; encoded by the coding sequence ATGCGGCAGCGTTTGCAGAGAAAATTTGGATGGATACAAAGGCACTCTGGCAGCGCGCAGCGTGCGTGGCTGACGTGTGTTCTGCTGGCGCTGGCCGGCAACGCGTCGGCTGCCGAATTGCAGGCGCAGTGGAGTTTCCGGTTGCTGCCCGGCGATGCACAGCTGCAGTCACATCCCGGCCTGGATGCGTGGAAGCCGGCGGCCGTGCCGGGCAGCGTGCACACCGATCTGATGGCGGCCGGAGTGATCGGCGATCCCTATGTCGGTGCGGCCGAAGCCGGCCTGCAATGGATAGGCCTGGGCGACTGGGAATACCGCGCGCGCTTCGATGTGGATGCGGCAACGCTGGCGCGCCCGCATGCCGAGCTGCGCTTCGATGGTCTGGATACGTTTGCCGAGGTGCGGCTCAACGGGCAGCCCTTGCTCAACGCCGACAACGCACACCGCACCTGGCGCGCGCGCGTTGATGGTCGTCTGCGTGCGCAGGGCAATGCGCTGCAGATCGTGTTCCGCTCGCCGATCCGCACGCTGCTTCCGCAGGTACAGGCGATGCCGCACAAGATCGCCGGCAATTACCCTTCGCCCTACGGCGATGAGCCGAAGGACGCAATGGTCGGCAATTTCGTGCGCAAGCCGGCCTACCATTTCGGCTGGGACTGGGGCCCGCGTTATGTCACTGCCGGCGTGTGGCGGCAGGTGCATCTGGATAGCTGGGACCAGCAGCGCATCACCGATCTGTCGGTGCGTACCGATGCACTGGATGCGGACACCGCGCGGCTGAGCGTGCTGCTGCAGGTGGAGCAGGCGGATGCCGCTGCCACGCAGAAAGTGCTTGTTGATGTGCTTGGCCCGGACGGTGCCAGGGTCGCCCGGATCACGCAGGACATCGCGCTGACGCCGGGCGAGAACAACGTGTCGCTGCCGCTGCAGATCGACAAGCCACGGCGCTGGTGGCCGGTTGGCTATGGCGCCCAGGACCGCTATACCGTGCAGGCGCGGCTGGGTGACGGCAAGCAGGATGCATTGGCGTCGAGCATCCGCATCGGCCTGCGTACCGTGCAGCTGCAGCGCGACGAGGACAAGGACGGCGGGCAGGGTTTCGCCTTCGTCATCAATGGCGTGCCGGTGTTTGCCAAGGGGGCCAACGTGATTCCCTTCGATGCGTTCCCCGCACGGGTCACGCGCGAACGGCTGCGACGCGATCTGCAGGCTGCGCGCGATGCCAACATGAACATGCTGCGCAACTGGGGCGGCGGTTACTACGAAGACGACGCCTTCTACGATATCGCCGACGAGCTGGGCCTGCTGGTATGGCAGGACTTCATGTTCGGCGGCGGCATGCAGCCAGGCTATGACCCGGCGTTCCGCGCCAATGTGGTCGCCGAAGCGCGCGACAATATCCGACGTCTTCGCCATCACCCCAGCATCGTGCTGTGGTGTGGCAACAACGAGGAAGAAACCGCGTGGAAGGATTGGGGCCACGGCAAGACGCTGAAGGACGCCGATCCGGTGTTCGCGCAGAAGGTGTGGCAGGGGTACGTGGACCTGTTCGGCAAGGACCTGCGCAGCGTGGTGGCCGAGGAGGGACTGGGCGTGCCGTACTGGTCCAGCTCGCCCAGCAATGACCTGGATGCCAAGGCCAACGATTCGCGCCGCGGTGACAAGCACTACTGGGAAGTCTGGGGCAACCCGGCGTTGCCGCCGACCGCCTACCTGAAGGAAACCCCGCGCTTCATGTCCGAGTTCGGACTGCAGGCCTGGCCGCAGCTGTCGACGATCAATGCCTTTGCCACGGCGGAAGAACAGCAGATTGATGGCCCGGTGATCCAGGCGCACCAGAAATTCCTCGCCGGCAAGGGCAACGAGCGGCTGTTGCACTACATCGAGATGGAATACGGCACGCCGCGCAACTTCGCCGACTTCGTCTATCTGAGCCAGATGATGCAGGCTGAAGGCATCGCGCTGGCGGCACTGCATCATCGCGCCTCGCGGCCTTACACGATGGGCTCGCTGTATTGGCAGCTCAACGATGTGTGGCCGGGTGCGTCGTGGTCCAGCGTGGATTATTACGGCAACTGGAAAGCGCTGAACTTCCATGCCAGGCGATTCTTCGCCGATGTAGCGGTGGCGGCGTTGCGCGATGACGGTACGACCCGTGTGAGTCTGCTCAACGATGACCGCCAACCGTTGGATGCACAGTGGCAGATGCGCGTGCTGGATTTTGATGGCCGTGTGCTGCGACAGGAACGCAAGGCCATTCGTCTGGCCGGAGGAGTGGCGACGGAAGCGGCGCGCTTCACTGACGCCGAACTGCTGCAGGGAGCAGATCCTAACCGCAGCGTGGCGGCTTTCGAATTGACCCGTGGCAGTGAGGTAGTGGCGCAGCGCCTGGTCTATTTCGTCGCCGCCAAGCAGCAGGCCTTGCAGGCCGGGCAGCTGCACGCCGCGTTGCGTACCGAAGGCGATCACTACGTCTTGCAGCTGCGCGCCGATGCATTGGTACGCGGCATCTGGATAGGTTTCGATGGCGCCAACGCCAGCCTCGAAGACAACGCCTTCGACCTGCTGCCCGGCCAGACCCGCATGCTGATCGTGCGCAGCACCGCACCGCTTTCCACCCTGCGCACAGCCCTGCAGTTGCAGACGCTGGGCGACACCCTGCAGTCCCGTCCCGTTGCATCGCAAGACAACGCTTACGTCGAGAGGATTCACTGA